CCTGACTTAAGTCTCCAATTAATTCCATCATTCATGTAAGTCCAGCCTGGTAAGTTCTTGCTGGGCAGCTGTGTGTGGAAACCTCTTATGATCCACAGATGTAAACAAAGTTGGTTTTTCAACTTTTCCTCTTCACCTTTGCCATCTGCCTTCATGATTATGTTCAAATACGTATTATAGAAAAGCACAAATTACAGTGGTTTATGTAAAATAGAGTATTTCTCTTTCAAGTTAAGGCAACTCAGTGGTAAGTTGTGGCTAGTATGGAGACTCTTGCAGTCATCAGGAGGCtaggttctttctttcctttctgttctaTCATCCTCAGCATACGGCTTCCATCCTCAATGATACCTCATgatccaagatggctgctggatCTCCATTTATCATACCTTTCCTCTGGATGGTAGGAAGTTGGAAGGGAGGAAGCCCAAAAATGTATCACTTAGTTGTCTACCTTTTAAAGAAGGCTTTGTGGAATTTTGAAGCAATATTTCTGCTTACATCTCATTAGTTGGAACTTGGCTTCATGGTCACACCTAGCTACAAGTGTAGTATAGGAAATGTAGTTTTACTTAGGTACATTGTTGGACacgaaatttatatatatatggggagagagacagagagatggagagaaagagagatttttgtttttaaataagaaagaatgGATATTGAGCGGTAAGTGGCAACTCTACCACAGCTGGTTTGAGGTTGACTTTGGTTTGCCCCTAGTTCAAGGGACCCTTGTGGTGCCAGGTGGCCCTACACTGGAAGGGGTCATAATCTTACCTCTCTTTTAATTCATATAAGAATAGATCCtatatatatcaaaacatcacatcgTACACCTTAAAtacaaacaatttttattttgtcagttataccttaagaaagctgggggaaaaatatAAGTAGATCTAACTTTCCAGTTTTGTCTCTTTGGCTGGATGGGTTTTCTTGGTCTGGTATCCTTTTTTTCTGAGGGATGGATCCCCTGTTCAGTATGTTTAGGCACGATTCCCTTTAATTTCACacatgtagggaattccctggtggcctagtggttaggattccgggctttcactgccgtggtcccaggttcaatccctgatcagggaactgagatcccacaagccatacggcacagccaaataaataaatagatagatagatagataaatatctttatttaaaaataataataatttcacacATGAAGATGTTAATGTTATGTTTTGCCAGCACAATGTTCatcattatttattatcattCTCTGAAAAGATTCCATAGTCCTGATGTCAGCAAGGTGTGCTCTTTGCCTTCCTCTTCAGTATGGCAAATGAATTTGCATTCATTCATCAAGGCCTGTTTTTTTACCATGGCTGTGCAAGATGGTCATTTTTAGGCTTAGGATACCGTGTTGAGAATCAGTTTAGTATTTATTCCTGTGCTCAGGTCAAATCCCAAATTCCACTTCATTAAAACCATAACTCAGTGTTTTACAACCAATCCAACTATCATCTTCAtcattagcatttattgagcacttactatgtttcaggcactattctaagtgctttactgcAATACTAGTATCACGTTTTATCCTTCCAAGGAGCCTATGAGGCAGATACTAATATAATCCTCATTTTAGACATGAGGAAAGTGTGggatagagaagttaaataatcagCCCAGGAAGGTGAGGTGTCACAGTGAGGATTCAAAGCTAGGCAGCCTGGTTCCAGAGCCTGCCCTTGGCCAGGGCAGGACTGCTTCTCTAGGAGGTTCATGCAGAGGGTGTGTTTTAAGGGGTGTGTGAGTGACTAGTACACAGGAATGCAGGATTGGGAAGGATTTTGTGATGATATCTGGTCATATTTCATGTCTGTGTTGTGCATTTTGAGTCACATTTTCAAACCCAGGAAGCAAGGCTTGACTCTCACTTGATAGGCAGGGATGGGTGACTCTGTGGAGGATGGAAGATGGAATTGTCCTGGAACCTTTACTGTGTTACTACCAATCACTTTAAAACACTTAAACAATTTGGAAGatctttccttccatcttcagcTATCTTATTTCCCTGTGTATGCATAAAGTTATCGCACATGAAAACTGTTCAGTACGAGTCTCAAAGGGCACTTTTGGTTCCCATCCAAACAACTTCTGTTAGAACAAATGGAAACCATACGGATATACTAACACAGTGAGATTAAGGGATTAGTATTGATCACAAAGTAGCAAGTCCCCAAAACTTACCCACTTAGGCTAACTCTACTTTGGAGACCTATATCactaggaaaaatataaaagaaaagaatattaaaaacaccTGAATATCTAATTTTTGAATAAGCTCTGATAGTAAATCATTGGAGCATAATGTCCTATTAAAAATGAcaggtgtgggacttccctggtggcacagtggataagactccgcgctcccaatgcagggggcctgtgtccgatccctggtcagggaactagatcccacatgcatgctgcaactaagagttctcatgccacaactaaggagctggtgagcctcAGCTAAGGAGCtgacaagccgcaactaaggagcccacctgcctcaactaaggagcccacgtgctgcaactaaggagctggcgagccacaactaaggagcctgtgagccacaactaaggagcccacctgcagtgactaagacccggtgcaaccaaataaataaataaatacataaataaataaaatatttttaaaaatgacagatGTGAGATATAAGCTTGAAATAACTCTTAAATAATGTCAAACCCTCAAACCTGTCATCGAGTGTGCATAATGATTACTGAACTCTGCACACTAAGAAGGATCAAAAGAGGAAACCGTCTTTCTGACATGGTAAAGGGGTCTGTTGGGGTTTGTTTtggctgttttattttgttgttaaacGAAAACCATGACCTGCCCTCAGAAGGCTGGAGATGCTGACTGCCTAGGTTGTTCGGCCCATATCATCTTTCCtgaattatctcattttgttCCTCATCTTCTTTCCTTTTAGGACTCTCCCTCTGGAACCCAGACAGAAGTGCTCACATTTCCCAGCTCCCACCATGGTCTCAGGAGACAGAAGAGAGACTGGGTTATTCCTCCTATCAGCTGCCCAGAAAATGAGAAAGGCCCATTTCCTAAGGCTCTGGTTCAGGTACGGAAGGAAGTTCTCTATTTCTCTGGGAGGAATTTGGCAGAGAAGGACcaaggagagaaggggaaaagagCCAATGtcagaatccttccttgctaattcatttctttctgttttgtcttcAGATCAAATCTAACAGGGACAAAGAAACCAAAGTTTTCTACAGCATCACTGGCCAAGGAGCCGACACCCCCCCTCTTCATGTGTTTATTATTGAAAGAGAAACAGGATGGCTAAAGGTGACGGAACCTCTGGATAGAGAAGACATTGCCAAGTACATTGTGAGTGTCTCTTAGAAGCCTGTTAATGATGGGGTTACAtcctttcaaaatttttatgGTCAGCTCACGCTGATCATAGATCAGATGTTCTGGACATTTGAAGAGCTTAACTTTAGACCTGTTGATAAGGAGAAATGACAGGAGAACCTGCAAAAATTGGGGGCTGTTCATGTTTTCCTTGTTAGGAGTAAAGTGGGGAGAGTCCTGAGGCATCAGACATGATTTTAGACCCAAGGTGTCAACCTGTTCTTGGGACTCAAAGTCCCTGACACAAAGGCAGAGGCTGGTGATGATGTTGGGGAACAAAAACTATTTCTGGGCCTTGAGAGCAGTGTGAGCTTAGGGAAGCTGGGAGGTAATGCGTTGATGCCAAACGCAGGGAAGTCTGCAGGGGGAACACTAGACTCGAGCAGCCAGAGCAAATTCGACCCTGCTTGGAACCAGTCAGAGTGTTTTAGGCTTCCACCTTTATCTCCTaggcctggcccccagccctTATGTGGGAAATGGGGCTCTGACCTGGTGGATGTGTTCTCCAGCCCATGGTCTCACAGGTCATGGTCTTAACCAGTGTCATGACCTCATTGAAGCAGCAGCACGTGTGTGGGAGAAGTTCTgtgcttggggggggggggcggtgcatACTTGAGTGGGAGGGAGTGGGGGCCGGGTGGAGCCCACTCTGCTCTGGTTGGACCACTTCTCCCACCTCGTCTTCCCGAGTAACCCTCACCTGGCTCTTGCAGCTCTTCTCTCATGCTGTGTCTTCGAACGGGCAAGCAATCGAGGAGCCGATGGAGATTGTGATCACCGTGACTGATCAGAATGACAACAAGCCTGAGTTCACCCAGGAGGTCTTCAAGGGGTCTGTCATGGAGGGCGCTCTTCCAGGTACGTCCAGCAACGAGGAGATCAACACCCATCAAGACACTTAGATTCTTTGCACCCCCAAGTGTTGGGGCTGGCGTTTGGGGTCAGGCCCTTCATATGCACAGAACTTCTTTGGaagacactgtgtgtgtgtaaaacatcCTACCTatagaaatatgtataaaatgtttcGGCCCAGTTTAAGCAAGGAGCAGTTTAAGAACAACCTTCCCTGATTAAGTAACAGATCCTTGTTAGTAGTTTACAGCCCCTGTACAATCCTTCTTGATCACATTTTTTCCCTCCTCCATAAAGACAGCCGCCACCCTGACTTTTGTGATAATCATTCCCttgctttcatttatcttttacCACGTGTGTACTTACCCCTGGATAATGTCTTGTTAGTTTTGCCTACTTTTCTACTTGgtgacaaactgttttccaaggtggctgaaccaatttatactcccaccagcaatatatatcatggaattgTTCGACTTCTTTTTTGGCCAATCTGTTGAGTGTGTAGTTATATCTCAACATAACTTAAAATGgaatttctctgattattaatgGGCTAAATAAGCATCTTATCATATGTTTGCTGACCAGCTGGCTTTCTTTACAActtgtctattcaagtcttttgcccttttttttctcttgcgcTGTTTGTCTTTTgcctattgatttttctttttttttaaatgacaaattttatTCCAGAAGGGCTCCAGTAGTACCAGAGACATTGATGTAGAGTTTGAATATTGTTTCAGGTAAagtgaaaatggataaaagcaatatttctagttaatatatttttagataatgtgattttaaatgtttgagttaaaatgtaataaatattaatgaacttatttgcaaaacagaaacagacccacagacagaaaacaaacctatggttaccaaaggggagaggaaagggggataaatgagataaacaacaaggtcttgctgtatagcacagggtactttactcaacatcttgtaataaactgtaatggaaaagaaaaaatgtaataaatattaaaaatagatgttttagtattttatctattttgaaaGGTTTATACAGAATTAtaggggagtttttttttttgtttttgtttttaaaggagaaCCACTTTATTATGAGTAGTAAATGAAACTCCATTTATAACATAATAAACAATCGTTCCATCAATTTCTTCACGGTTAGTCCAAAGAACAACTGCTTTAATTAGAATTTACATTTCAccttaaatattctaaaatccaTCCATGTCAGCTTTAGAGTTTTAATCTTGCCTGATACTATAAAATAGGGCAAACCTTGATTGATGGTCAAATTCCTAATTTTTGCTGTTCAGCCACTTTTCTTGATCTTTCTCTCTGATTCCATACATTCCATAGTGTTCAGTGGACTTGCAATAAACTTCCAAGATGAAGGGGAATTTCTTGCTCATTGTTTGCCTGAACTCTTGGCTTGTATTCATCTTTCTGAACAAAAAATATGCTCCAAAAATGCCCACAAGTTCAGCTACTAAAACTCCTTTAAAGATCTGCTTTGCCAGTGGATCCATAGTGTGGGCTATCCTGAGGCGCGTACTCGTGGGGCTGCGCATGCCTgcctattgattcttttttttttttttttttaatttatttttggccatgttgggtctttgttactgcgcatgggctttctctagtttgggtgagtgggggctactcttcgttgcggtgcgcaggcttctcattgtgctggcttctcttgttgtggagcacaggctctaggtgcgtgggcttcagtagttgtggcacacgggcttagttgttctgcagcatgtgggatcttcccggagcagggatcgaacctgtgtctcctgcattggcaggcggattcccaaccactgcaccaccagggaagtccctgcctattgattctttttttaaaatttaattaaattaattaatttatttatttttggctgtgttgggtcttcgttgctgcgcaccggctttctctagttgcggcgagtgggggctattcttcgttgcagtgcgcgggcttctcattgcagtagcttctctcattatggagcacgggctctaggcacgcgggcttcagtagttgcggcacacgagctcagtagttgtggctcacgggctctagagcacaacctcagtagttgtggcatacaagcttagttgctccgcggcatgtgggatcttcccggaccagggatcgaaccatgtcccctgcattggcaggcggattttcaaccactgcgccactggggaagccctgcCTATTGATTCTTGAAGAGTTATTTAGGTATTCTGGGAACTAGTACTTTGTCTGTCACAAGTGTTGTAAATATTTCCTTCTACCTTGAAGGCAACAATCTCAAATGACCATTCTCTCAGGTGGAGCTGTGGCTAAGAAGCCAATTACGGAAATTTCtgctatttttcctattttatacaCTGTTCACTCAGTATAAGAGACACAGCAAAAATGTTTTAGTTTAAGGTTATTTATTCCCCATACTCCTCACCCACACTCCCCACCCAAAATATCCTCTGGAAAAGCTGGGTTCTGGGAACACCACTTGCTCGTTTGGTGGAATGCTTTCTTCCTCCCCTAGCGCTTTGGTcagaattttggaaattaatgtgTAGCTTGACTAAATCTTCTCCTTTGCTTCCAGGGACCTCTGTGATGGAGGTTTCAGCCACAGACGCAGACGATGATGTGAACACCTACAACGCTGCCATTGCTTACTCCATCCTCAGCCAAGAGCCTGTGCTGCCACACAACAAAATGTTCACCATCAACAGGGACACGGGCGTCATCAGTGTGCTCACCACCGGGCTGGACCGGGAGGTCAGGGGTCAAGAGGATCCAGAGGGTATTGAGGGCAAATAGCTCGATCGTCTGGATGACGTAAAACTCTGCCGAGGCCAGCTGCTGCTTAGTATGGTGATGGTTCTGAGCTTTGTATCTAAACATTTGTCCAGAGGTTTGgggccaggcaggcaggcaggttgGCATTTAAGcatatgagaaaataatctgTTTCTATGCGATGGGCTGCGCTGTACCTGATGTGGCTGTCAGTCCTGACTCGGGTGTGTTTGATCTCTACAGAGTTTTCCCACGTATACCCTGGTGGTTCAGGCTGCAGACCTTCAAGGTGACGGCTTAAGCACGACCGCAACAGCTGTGATCACAGTCACTGACACCAACGATAACCCTCCCATCTTCAACCCAACCACGGTAATAACCCTGCACCTCCTTAGGGAGTCTCCAAAGGTCCTTGGTTGTTTCCCAGTATCTCATGGGTGAACCCTTTGGAAACGTTTCCCAGACTAGTAAACTTGAAGCGAAAAAGCAGGCAGGTTGGGATGTCAGTTGTCTCTGCCCTCCTCAGCCTGGGGCCTATTGACACAGGTTTCTGAAGTTGCAAAAAGCACctctttttaggtttttttttaaggaacctccatataaagatgttaaaaaaaaaaaggaaaaaaaaagcacctaTTGACTCCAtgtcctcatctttttttttttttttttttttttttttttttttcacacacacacacactgtattttatttttacaagagataaatcgactgacaccaagcattgtacatggatgaccacaacaaaagcaacaatgattgcaattaccaaacatgaaacacactcatactatgtcatagtattgcaTGTCCTCATCTTGGTAGCAGGTCTTACCAGGTTTTAGTtattcactgaacaaatattcTCTGGGTTTATACCAGGCACTGtcttaggcactggggatattATCACAAACAAGGCAGACGACACTTCTATTCTTGTGGAGTTTATAGTCTAGCTAGGTTGATGTTAGACAACTTATATTGATTATTgtgtataattatattaaatgcagTCAAGGAGAAGGTATTGAGAGCTGTGTGAAAGAACCTGAAACCTTATTGTGTTACTTAGAAATTAGCTTAATGGTTAGTAGCAGAGATTTGACTCTTGTGGTTTAAACAAACGGTTGACTTTTTCTCTTGTGTCACAAACGGCCCAGAGGCAGATAGTCCACTCAGTCAGTAGAAACCAAGCCTCCTTTATCTGCTTTCCCACCGTCCTTGGTACATGGGTTCTATCCCCAATGTCACCTTGTGGCCCAAGATGACAGCTGGAGCTCCAGCCATATCTGTGCTTCGTTCAGGAAGAAGGCAAAGGCAAGGGGGCATAAGGCCTTGATGTTAAGTcaagttttcttatttctgtgaAGACCCATCCCACAAGTTTCATTTACCTCTTACTAGCAACTGCTGTCTGCAAGGAAGACTGGAAATACAGTATTTTCTCTGGGCACATTGCTGCCATCAACCATGTAGTTAATGAAGTAGAGGAGAGTGGATATTCAGTAGACAATTAGCGGTGTCTGCCACTCTAACCTAGACACTGTGAGTACAGGAGGCTTAAGAAAGACAGTTTAATGCCCCACATCAAAAGGAAGCTTGATGAAtagcaaaaactgaaaaacagtcAGTGTAGTGAACCAAATGAGGCCAGGTCCTACAGGACCTTGTGGACTGAATTTAGAATTTCAGAATTTATCCTGAGTGCAGTGGGACGTTATCAAAGGGTTTTAAGTAGAAGACTGTAATGACCAGACATTTATGAAAATTACTGGTACCACTGAGAGTGATGGGGAAGACAGGAATGGGGGATAAACTACAGTGTCAGCAGTTGGGCCAGAGTATGCTGAGGGGCGCGGACAGCCAGGGCCTTGGCTCTTTCAGGTACTCACAGGGCCCCTGGGTGCTGGCTTGCTCCACCAACAGGAAATAAGGGCCATGCTGGTAGGGTGGGCACTTCTTCCAAGACTCATCTCAAAGCTTGGGCTCAAGAAAGGACTCCTTAAGCCCCCTGAACCCTGGCTCCACTGCTGGGTCTGAGTATGTGCTAAGTGACACATCGTTTTCTTTGCTCTGCAGTACGTGGGGTCGGTGCTTGAGAACGAGGCTAACGTGGTCATCACCACACTCACAGTGACCGATGCCGACGTCCCCAGTACCCCAGCATGGGAGGCCGTTTACAAAATATTAAACGATAACGAGAAGCAGTTTGTTGTCATCACAGACCCAGTAACCAATGATGGCATTTTGAAGACGGCTAAGGTTTGTATGGTTCCTGGCAAGATGCAGAAATTGACAACGCAGCCAGAGGCCCTTGTCCCCTGGTGTCTTCTCTGAAGTAGATTAGCGTGGccttggtggggtgggggagggcagctcTCCCAGATTCTGGTGGGGTTTGCAGTGACTCTTCAGGCTCATGTGAGAAATCAGGACGCTCCCACACCGCACcctaaaattgaaaaggaagtaccatctgttttatttttattattgttattttttataaatttttttattttattttattttttttatttttggctgcattgggtcttcgttgccgcgcgcgggctttctctagttgcggcgagcgggggctactcttcattgtggtgcacgggcttctcactgcggtggcttctcttgttgaggagcacgggctccaggtgcgcgggcttaagtagttgtggcacatgggcttagttgcacatgggcttagttgtgggatcttcccggccagggctcgaacccgtgtccccggcattggcaggtgattctgaaccactgcaccaccagggaagtctgtacCATCTGTTTCAATACGTTCTTTCTCTgaaacatttgcccacccccccatatccattttgcaaatgagaagaaaaatggttTATGGTCTCTGCTATTTTGCTGGATGATTTTAGAAGAAGGGCAAATAAGCCTGTGAAAGATGTCTAGGAAACTTGAACAGTAAGAAGTTGAGTGATTTCCTTGTTGAAGTTAGTCAAAGAGTTAATGAATGGATCCCTAGCTTAGCGCCAGAGGTTTGACTTCCCCTTGAGCAAGTGAGCAGACCCTTCATTTCTGAATCACTTAGTATGTCATCTTAACTCCcactaaacatttctttttttaaatttacttatttatttatttttggttgagatgtgtcttcattgctgtgtgcaggctttctctagttgtggcaagcgggggctactcttcattgtggtgcatggacttctcatggtggtggcttctcttgttgcagagcatgggctctaggcgcatgggcttcagtagttgtggcatgtgggctcagtagttgtggctcacgggctctagagtgcaggctcagtagttgtggcacacgggcttagtagctccgcggcatgtgagatcttcccagaccagggcttgaacccatgtcccctgcattggcaggcagattcttaaccactgcaccgccagggaagtcctcccactAAACATTTGATGTCAGTGTTTTGTGTTATTATTCtatcaccaaaagaaaaaaggtagTAATTTGAGTTCCCACCGTACACAAGGTCCTTCATAAAAGTTCCAGTTGATCCCTTATAGTGCCTCTGTGAGATAGTTCCTTTTCCTACTTATTTAGGTGTGGAAACAGACCCAGAGGTTCTAttgcccaaatcacacagctaaggAAATGGCCTGGCTGGGATTTGAGCTCACTGCCGACTGATTCTGagcttcatattcttttttttttttttttttttaattttatttatttatttatctatttttgactgtgttgggtcttcgtttccgtgctagggccttctctagttgcggcaagcgggggccactcttcatcgcggtgtgcggacctctcactctcgtggcctctcttgttgcggagcacaggctccagacgcgcaggctcagcagttgtggctcacgggcccagttgctccgcggcatgtgggatcctcccaaaccagggcccgaacccgcgtcccccgcattggcaggcagactctcaaccgctgcgccaccagggaagccctgagcttcATATTCTTGCCACTAAACTTACTGGGGTTAGGGAGGTGGACAGCTGGGGTCGTTTGTCCATTTGCTGTTACACGGGCAGCATGTCAACATAGGATG
Above is a window of Balaenoptera ricei isolate mBalRic1 chromosome 19, mBalRic1.hap2, whole genome shotgun sequence DNA encoding:
- the LOC132352889 gene encoding protein CEBPZOS-like codes for the protein MDPLAKQIFKGVLVAELVGIFGAYFLFRKMNTSQEFRQTMSKKFPFILEVYCKSTEHYGMYGIREKDQEKWLNSKN